In Arcanobacterium canis, the sequence ATTGCACTTGGTCATGGTTTGCAAGATGCGCAGAAGACTATGGGCGTGGTTGTCCTTGCTCTTGTTGCTGGTGGGTACCACGAAGGAACCTCAATCCCGCTCTGGGTGAAGATTGGTGCCGCTGCAGCGATTTCGCTTGGCACATACACCGGTGGTATGCGCATCATGAAGACCCTCGGCCGCAATATTACGGCCGTCGATCCGGCGCGTGGATTCGTGGCTGAATCTGTGGCTGCGTCGGTTCTCTACACCACCGCATTTTTGTGGCACGCACCTATTTCGACTACTCACACTGTGACTTCCGCGGTGATGGGCGTGGGCGCCACGAAGCGCCGTAGTGCTGTGCGCTGGGGAGTCGCAGGAACCATCGTGGGCGGCTGGTTCTTGACCCTGCCCGCATCGGCAGCGTTCTCCATGATCACATTCACGATTTTGCACGCGATCATGTAGCGCTGCGAGAACGAAGCGTATGAGACTGCATGAGCACGAAGGGCTGGTTGAGAAAACCAGCCCTTCGTTAGATGTGTTTATTCGCCGTGTTCTTGTGGTTTCACGGGGATGAAAGTGAACAAACCCAGGGCCAGTGTGAACACGATTCCGAGGATTCCGAAGTAAGCCGCATCCTTGAGGGCAATTCCGGTAAGTGCTGCGCCGAGAGTGATCGCAGTGGAATACAGGAACGGCGCGAGGAAGGAGACTGCACGGCCTGTCGTGGCATACAAACCGAACATTTCACCTTCTTCACCTGGTGGAGCAATACGTGCAAGATATGTGCGCGAAGCAGATTGAGTTGGTCCCACGAAGATGCACAGTGCTAGGCCGAGCGCCCAGTACACTGTGTGTGGAGAGTAACCGAATGCCCCTCGGTGGAAAATAAAGATCAGGATTCCAATCACGCTCATTGACGCAACAGAGAAAATAATGACGCGTCGAGCTCCCAGAATGTCATCAAGGTATCCGAAAGCAATGGTGGCGATACCTGCGATGACGTTCGCGGCGACACCGAAGATGATGATTTCGCCGTCGCCGAAGCCGAA encodes:
- a CDS encoding MFS transporter, giving the protein MVWCHERKWPQYSGAVLIAAIWSFVFSLPLIVTLRDVSPTIDEAPGGIREAYREVWSSLRRIWNEDRSLVWFLISSAIYRDGLAGVFTFGAILAGAAFGFGDGEIIIFGVAANVIAGIATIAFGYLDDILGARRVIIFSVASMSVIGILIFIFHRGAFGYSPHTVYWALGLALCIFVGPTQSASRTYLARIAPPGEEGEMFGLYATTGRAVSFLAPFLYSTAITLGAALTGIALKDAAYFGILGIVFTLALGLFTFIPVKPQEHGE